Genomic DNA from Pirellulales bacterium:
TCGGGCGCGTCGTCCTGTAGACGGCCAACGCGAACCCCCGCCGGGCAAGCCGGCGGCATCCGCTCGGAACCAAGACATTCTTATGTTCTATCTCGCGACTGGCTTGGGTTGGATCGGTTGCAGGCGCCGTGCGTGGCTCCCTGTGTTCTACCGCACCGTTGGCTTGGACCGATTTGTTTTCGATCTCTCACCGCACCTCGACGGGAGCCGGCGGGCCGCATCAGGTCGGTCGACAGCCAAAACCTCGTGTTTCATCGGTGTGGGCAAATTTGCCCACACCGTGCGCGGGGGGTGCGGTCGACCAACAGCCGGCGTCACTGCTCAATGTCTCAGCACGCGCGACCGACCATCGGCCCGCTCTTTTCCCCGTCTGCCAGCAATACGCTTGGCGACCGTCAAAAAATCACCCCCCGCGGAAAAATCCGGCAGGCTCGCCCACCACCCGCCGCCGCTGACCGTTAGACGCCGCCAGCGGCCAGAAAGTTCCGGGGATGTGGCCTGGGTCTCTTTGCATGCCCGGCGGCTGCTGTACGACGGCCCCGGCACTTTGGCCGGTCGCGGCCGTGCGCGGAGGATGGGCTTCCCAGCCCGTCATGTGAACGCCATCCTACCCTATGCCCGTGAGGCCGGCCTCTTGACCGTTGCGGAGCATCTCCAGGACCCCGTTGAGGCGCCGGTCAAGGTCTTGCTTGAGCTCCGTCGCGTGCTCTTCGATGAACTTGCCGCTGGTCTGGATCGTGCGGGCTTTGGTGGCCATTTCGCCGATGCGAGCGACCCAGCCCAGCAACTCCTGCACGTGCTGCTCGATGGCCTGCAAATCGAGTCCACCGGCCGCTTCGCGCCGCGCCGCGGCCACGGCCAGCGCTCGGGCGATCTTGTAGGCCGAATCGAAGAACAAGAGCGGCTTGCCGGCGGCGAGGTCGTCTTTATCGACCGTGCAGTAGAAATCGTCGCCGATGCGGCGGAAATCGCCGATCTCGGCCGGCTCGCTCCCCTTGGCGAAGGCGAAGATGCCGATGCCGGCGGCACGGTTCTCCTTGGCCGCCTCCAACTCGTCGATCGCTTCCTTCAGCTTGTAACGAGAGTCTTTGGCCTCGAAAACGATCCTGACGCCCGGCGCGCCGGCCGTCTCGCCCAAGATAGCCACTAAATCGCCGACTTTCTTGCGCGTTTCGCCGGGCGTGCCGCGGACAAACTCCGTCTCGTCGCCCAGCCCGCGGCCCATCGCCGCGAAGACTTTGTACAGATCGGCCTCAAACTCGATCCCCTTGACGTGCCTACGGGCAGCCTCGGCGGCGGTGGCCTCTTTGACGCCCAACGCCAGGTTGATCTTCTGAAAACCCTCGTCGAGCAGCGTCTTCAGCCGCGACATGGCCGACTTTTCCTGGTCGAGCGAGAACTCGGCCAGCACCTCATTGAGCCGGTTTTCCAGCAGCTTCTGCATGCGAGCTTCGATGAGCATGATCACGCCGTCTTTGTTCTTCGGATCGAGCGATCGGGCGAACAGGCTGTTGGGCCCGACCTGGGCTTCCATCAGTCGGCCGAGCTTGCCGTCGGCCGGATCGAACCATGCGCGGATGATCCGCGCCAGGTGCCCCTCCTGACCGAGAAAGCCGTCGAGCGAGCGCGGGAGTTGCCCGTCTTTGTCTTTGAAGTAATGCCCGAGGTGTGCGGTCATTTCTTCCTGAAACTCGCCAACAAAATCTTTGAAGCGCGATTCGACCTCGGCGAATTTGTCGTGGACGACGCGCATATCGAGCGTCGGGCTGGCCGACTTGATGGCGATGACACCCACCTTGAGCGCCTCGGCGGCCTTCTCGACGCGCTGGTCGTTGGGGAATTGCGTGATGTAGCCATAGACGATCGGGTCGGTGATCGGCAGCGTCAGTTGGAGCGGCGCATCGGCGCTTTCAATTTGGTTGGCAACTTCGTGGATCAGGCGGTCAGCGGTGGCGTTCAGCATGGTATTGAGTAGTTATCCTGGAAGAATGTTGGATGCCCACGTCTCGTTCGACAGGTACTTAACGGGCCGCCGGGGCAGATGTCCGACTTCTTCAACGGTGAGACGGCGATATTTACCAAGACAACGTCAGCAGCCGGCACAAAGTAGCAGGCACGCTCCGCCGTGCCGTTGCCGCATCACGAGAGACGCCACCACCGGATCCGGCCCGCGCTGCGATCGACGTTGCCGGGAGCACAGCGTCCACCGGCTTAAGGCGACGGCACGGCGGAGCGTGCCTGCTACTTTGACGCTTCGCGCGATGCGGCTTGCTGATTATCTTGGCGGTTGTATGCAGTTCTCCTGAGAGGCGCAACCATGTGTTTTGAACTGTTTGATCCGCGCGGGGAATTGACGATCCGAGAAGGGACGCTGCCGCACTGGTACCAGCCCGGCGTGACCTACTTCGTTACCTTCCGCACCGACGATTCGGTCCCGCAGTCGTTGCTGCGGTCGTGGCACAAGCGACGCGACGTTTGGCTGGCGCGCCACGGCATCGATCCTCACCAGCCCAACTGGAAAGCAACGCTGCGAGAGAGCGCCGAGCTGGAGGACGAATACCACCGCAAGTTTACCCGCGAATTCATGGATTACCTCGATCGCGGCTATGGCGCCTGTGTGCTGCGCAGGGCGGCACTGGCGGAAATCGTCGGGCAAAGCCTGCGGCACTTTGATGGAGACCGCTACCACTTGGGCGATTTCGTGGTGATGCCGAATCACGTACATCTGTTAGCCTGCCTCATCGGAGGGACCGAAATCGAGGCCCAGTGCCGGTCTTGGAAGACGTTTACGGCTGGCAAGATCAACAAGTTGCTCGGGCGCAATGGCCGCTTCTGGCAAGAAGAAAGTTTCGATCATCTTGTGCGGAGCGTCGAACAATTCGAGCATTTGCGGCGGTACATCGCCGCCAACCCCATCCGCGCCGGCCTTTCGCCCGGCGAATATCTGGCATATGCAAAGTAGCAGGCACGCTCCGCCGTGCCGTTGCAGCACTTCCGATGGCGCACCACTGAATCGAGTCACGCGCTCCGATCGACGTTGTCTCGGGCGCAGCGTCAACCGGCTTAAGGCAACGGCACGGCGGAGCGTGCCTGCTACTTTGACGCCTCGGGCGGGGCGTTCGCCAGCGCGATTTCGCCAGCCGGTCGCTTTTCGCCAGTAAAGCGCGCTTGCGTGTCTGAGGCTGCCACAGGTTAAGGCGAAACGGCTGTGGACGCTTCAGCGGTAGCCGTTTGCTGTCGCAAAAACGCTTCGACCCGCCATTTGGCCAATTGGCCGTGAGTTGGAGCGGCGACCGCCGCGGCAAATCCGCCGGGAGCCGCCGCGGCGGCCGCAGCAACCGGTTTTGGCTCGATATCCTCCGTGAACCGCAGAAGCGCCTTTTGATTCTCGTTCATTGCGGGTTCCGGCTGTTCTGCGGTCATCGGTGCTGCGGCCATCGCCAGCTTCGGGGATGGCACGCTGAGCGATAAAGGCGTGTCTGTGCGAGGCGGACCTGAAAGCCGGATCGCCGCGGCGAAGCTGTTCGCTCTGCGGTCCCTCTGGGTCAAGGGTCGAAGGCCCCATTTGTCGGCCATGTATTTGAGCAAGCTCGTGTGGTCGAACTCGGTCGGCAGCACTCCGCGATCAACCCACGGCGACACCAGTAATGCCGGCACGCGCACACCGAGCTGATCGAAGGTGTATTCCTCATGATGCTCGTCAGGCGGAACTGCAGCCGGCGGCTCGATGTGATCGTAAAAGCCACCGTTTTCGTCATAGACGACGATCAGCAGCGTCGAGTTCCAGAGTTCGGCGTTGCTCCGGATGGCGTTGTAGACCTTCGCTAGTAGCTCTTGGGCTGCCACTGTCGAGTGCGGCGGATGGTCGTCGTTTTGCGGCTGCTGCTCGAACGGCAGGTGGAAGTAATTCGGCTCGATGAACGTGTATTGCGGAAAGCTGCGTTCGTGGCCCGTGGCGTCGCGGAAAAAGCGATCCAGAAAGAAGTAGTGGCGGGCGTTGTGTGGCTGCTGCTGATGGCGAAGAACCAGCGACTGCGGCACATCGCCATGATAAATGCGCCATGAAATACGACGTTCGTTGAGCCGGTCGTAGATCGTATCCTGGTTGTAGCTCAGGTAATACCTGGCCGGCGCAAAGCCGTCTGGCATCGTGACCAGACCTTTGGATGTGCCCGAATGCACGAAGAAGCGGTTGGTCCATGTCGGGCCGGGTACTGACGAGTACCAATGGTCGCAGATGGTGAAGCATTCGGCCAATTCGTGCAACGCCGGTAAGTCGCCTTTGCCAAAATAATCCATGATTCGCTGGCGTTCATCGGCCGTGGTGGCTGGATACTCTTTTTCGTATTCCGATACGAATCCCGCATTGCCACCTCGAAGCTGATTCAGGATGTGCTCCAGTTCGTGCTTCGGATCGGGATTGACGACGGTATCGTTCGATTGCCGCTGGAAGTATTTTCGACCCGCCGAATCCTGATTACTGTATGGCTGCCGCGGATCGACGCCGTCCAGGTCGGGATAAACCGACTTGAAGCAGCCCAACATCTGGTCGAACGAATGGTTCTCGAACATCAGCACGACGACGTGCTTGATGGGGTCGGTCCCGGTCGCTTCCCGCACTCGACCGAAGAGTCGCTGCAACAGTCGCATCACTGACGATCCTTCTTCGAAGTTCTGTTAAACACTGGGCAATTGCGGCCCAGGGTTAACGCCAATCATGTTACGTCGCGCCCTCATCCGCCGTCCGTTCCTTCCGCTGGGCGTACCGATCAAACAGCAGATCGTTCAAAAACGCGGCGAATTCGGGCTTGTCGTTGATCTGCTTGAAAAACCGGAAGTTCACGTCGATCATGTCCTGCACGTGGTCGCGAACCTTGTGGTCGAACGTCAGGCGCGCGTTCTCGCGCGTGTTCACCGCGAAGCTGGACGCCATCCCCACGTCGGCGTCGAGCTTCTCCTCCAGCGTCTCCAAGAACTGCTTGTCGTCCTCCGCGAAGCTCGTCCCGAAGCGGTCGTTGAGCAGCTTGAGGATTTCAGACAGCGGCTCCAGCACCTCGTCGGGCTTGCCGCCGGTCAGGCCGGCCTTCTCGTGCTCCAGCACGCCCTTGCCCAAGGCCGGTGAGAGCGACTCACGGGCAGCCTGAACCAGACGCACCGTGCTCATGTCGACAAACTTCTTCAACTCGCGCGGCTGCTCCTCGCGCGGCACCGGCAGCACGCGCAACAGACAACGGCAAAACTGGTAGAGCTGCTCCAGTTCGGGGTCGGCAAAGGGGATCACCTGCCCGAGGAACGAATAGAGGTCGGCGTAGCGGTGCAACTGCCCGCGGAACTCGCGGCGATCGTCCTCCTGGCCGGCCTCCACGCGCTCCACCACCGGTTTGAGCGCCGCGTAAACCTTCTCCATCACCGCCCGGGGCTTATAGAACGCAGCCGCGAAACTCTCCACGTCGGCCGCGAAGAGAAAGTTGTATTTCTTCAGCGCGCTCTCGACTTTGTGCAGGTCGTTGGGATCGGTGGCCTCGGCCAGGCTGGTTTGCCCGAAGTAGCGGCCGAACGCCTCTTTGACCAGTTCGGCGTTGTCGGCGAAGTCGAGCACGCAGGTGTCGGTTTTGTAGGGCGGCAGCGTGCGGTTCAGGCGCGAAAGCGTCTGCACCGCGTTCACCTCGCCGGCCAGCCGCTTGTCGACGTACATCGTGTGCAGCAGCGGCTGGTCGAAGCCGGTCTGGAACTTGTTGGCCACAATCAGCAGCCGATAGGGATCGGTGGCGAACTTGGCCGCGGTCTGGGCTTCGGAAAAACCGTTCATGCCGGCCTCGGTGTATTCCTTGCCGGTCTCCTCGTCTTTGACCGTGCCCGAAAAGGCGATCACGGCCTTCCAACTATAGCCTTTCTCGTCCAGATACCTGTCAATCTCCAGCTTGTACGAAACCGCCTGCTGCCGCGAGCTGGTGACGAGCATGGCCCGCGCGCGGTGGTCGATCTGGTCTAAAATCTTGTGGGCCAGGTGCTCGGCGATCACATGCACCTTCTCGCGGATCGTCTTGGGGTTTTCCGACACGAACCGCGTGAGCATCTTGCTCGCCTTCTGCCGGTCGTACTTGGGGTCTTCCTTGACCTTCTTGAGCAGCGTCCAATAGGTGCGATAAGAGATGAAGTTCTTGAGCACGTCGAGAATAAAGCCCTCTTCGATCGCCTGCCGCATGCTGTAGAGGCTGAAGGGCATAAAGGCCGGGCTGCCGCCGGGATTCGGCACGCCGAAGATTTCCAGCGTCTCGTGCTTGGGCGTGGCGGTGAAGGCGAAGGTGCTGACGTGCTGCATGCGTCCGCGGGCCTGCTGGTCTTTCCGCGCCAGGTCGGCCGCGCTTTGGCCCTCTTCGTCGTCGGAGCCGACGCGCAGCGCCGATTTCATCTCTTTGGCAGCATCGCCCCCTTGCGACGAATGGGCCTCGTCGAGTATCAGGGCGAACCGCAGCCCATCGGCTCTCCAGGGCAGCGTTTCCTGGCCAAACTTGCGCATCTCCTCCAGCACGACGGGGAATTTTTGCAGCGTGGTGACAATGATCTGCTTGCCGGCCTCCAGCGCCTGCTTGAGATGCTTGCCGCCTTCGTCGATGTGCTCGACCAGCCCGGCCGTTTGCTCGAAGGAAGTCACGGTGCGGCTCAACTGGCGGTCGAGCGCGACGCGGTCGGTGACCACGATCACCGAGTCGAACACGCGCTTATCGTGGTGGTCGTGCAGCGACACCAGGCGATGCGCGAGCCAGGCGATCGAGTTCGACTTGCCGCTGCCGGCGCTATGCTGAACGAGGTAGTTCTGCCCGGCTCCGTGCTCGCGGGCATGCGCCACCAACTCGCGCACCGATTCCAACTGGTGATAGCGCGGGAAGACGATCGAGCGTTTGAGCTTGCCTTGCTCGTCGCGCTCGCGGACGTCCTGCACGAAGTACTGCATCAGGTCGAGCACGCTGTCGCGCGCCCAGACCTCGCGCCACAGATAATCGGTGCTGAAGCCGCTGCCGAGCTTGGGCGGCGGATTGCCGGCGCCGCGGTATTTTCCTTCGCCGTCGCCGCGGTTGAAGGGCAAAAAGGCGGTGTCGTCGCCCTTTAACTGCGTGGTCACATACACCAGCAGCGGATCGACGGCGAAATGGGCCAGGCAGCGGCCGAGCGCGAACAGCGGCTCGCGCTGGTCGCGGTCGCGGCGGTACTGGACGATGGCGTCGGTCACGTCCTGGTCGTTGAGTGGGTTTTTGAGCTCGGCCGTGAAGAGCGGCAAGCCGTTCAGAAAAAGCACCAGGTCGAGGCTGTGGTCGCTCTTTTCGCTGTACCGCGCCTGACGCATGACGGTGAACTGGTTCGCCTGATAGAGCGCGTCGGTGTCGGGATTCAGCGAGGTTTCGGGCTTCCAGAACGCCAGCCGGAATTTGCAGCCGGTGGCCTTCACTCCCTCGCGTAAAACCGTAACCGTGCCGTCGGCGGTGATTGCGTCGGCGACGCGCTTGAGCAACTGATCGCGTGCCGCTTCGCGGTGCTGCTCGACGAATTTTTTCCATTCTTTGGGCTGCGTGGCCTCGACGAAGTCGACGAGCGGCCCGGGGTCGAGGCAGAGTGCCTTGTCGAACGCCGCCGGCGGCCGCTGGACGTAGTGCGCCGTGACCAGGTCGGCGACGATGGCCGTTTCGAGGGCCTGTTCGGAGATGGTTTTATTCATGCGTTTGCCAGTCTTGAAACGCCCTGCGGTTGCAGCTCGCCGCCGCGTTT
This window encodes:
- a CDS encoding type I restriction endonuclease; its protein translation is MNKTISEQALETAIVADLVTAHYVQRPPAAFDKALCLDPGPLVDFVEATQPKEWKKFVEQHREAARDQLLKRVADAITADGTVTVLREGVKATGCKFRLAFWKPETSLNPDTDALYQANQFTVMRQARYSEKSDHSLDLVLFLNGLPLFTAELKNPLNDQDVTDAIVQYRRDRDQREPLFALGRCLAHFAVDPLLVYVTTQLKGDDTAFLPFNRGDGEGKYRGAGNPPPKLGSGFSTDYLWREVWARDSVLDLMQYFVQDVRERDEQGKLKRSIVFPRYHQLESVRELVAHAREHGAGQNYLVQHSAGSGKSNSIAWLAHRLVSLHDHHDKRVFDSVIVVTDRVALDRQLSRTVTSFEQTAGLVEHIDEGGKHLKQALEAGKQIIVTTLQKFPVVLEEMRKFGQETLPWRADGLRFALILDEAHSSQGGDAAKEMKSALRVGSDDEEGQSAADLARKDQQARGRMQHVSTFAFTATPKHETLEIFGVPNPGGSPAFMPFSLYSMRQAIEEGFILDVLKNFISYRTYWTLLKKVKEDPKYDRQKASKMLTRFVSENPKTIREKVHVIAEHLAHKILDQIDHRARAMLVTSSRQQAVSYKLEIDRYLDEKGYSWKAVIAFSGTVKDEETGKEYTEAGMNGFSEAQTAAKFATDPYRLLIVANKFQTGFDQPLLHTMYVDKRLAGEVNAVQTLSRLNRTLPPYKTDTCVLDFADNAELVKEAFGRYFGQTSLAEATDPNDLHKVESALKKYNFLFAADVESFAAAFYKPRAVMEKVYAALKPVVERVEAGQEDDRREFRGQLHRYADLYSFLGQVIPFADPELEQLYQFCRCLLRVLPVPREEQPRELKKFVDMSTVRLVQAARESLSPALGKGVLEHEKAGLTGGKPDEVLEPLSEILKLLNDRFGTSFAEDDKQFLETLEEKLDADVGMASSFAVNTRENARLTFDHKVRDHVQDMIDVNFRFFKQINDKPEFAAFLNDLLFDRYAQRKERTADEGAT
- a CDS encoding alkaline phosphatase family protein, encoding MRLLQRLFGRVREATGTDPIKHVVVLMFENHSFDQMLGCFKSVYPDLDGVDPRQPYSNQDSAGRKYFQRQSNDTVVNPDPKHELEHILNQLRGGNAGFVSEYEKEYPATTADERQRIMDYFGKGDLPALHELAECFTICDHWYSSVPGPTWTNRFFVHSGTSKGLVTMPDGFAPARYYLSYNQDTIYDRLNERRISWRIYHGDVPQSLVLRHQQQPHNARHYFFLDRFFRDATGHERSFPQYTFIEPNYFHLPFEQQPQNDDHPPHSTVAAQELLAKVYNAIRSNAELWNSTLLIVVYDENGGFYDHIEPPAAVPPDEHHEEYTFDQLGVRVPALLVSPWVDRGVLPTEFDHTSLLKYMADKWGLRPLTQRDRRANSFAAAIRLSGPPRTDTPLSLSVPSPKLAMAAAPMTAEQPEPAMNENQKALLRFTEDIEPKPVAAAAAAAPGGFAAAVAAPTHGQLAKWRVEAFLRQQTATAEASTAVSP